One window of Candidatus Methylocalor cossyra genomic DNA carries:
- a CDS encoding FAD-dependent oxidoreductase yields the protein MPSDFAVLGAGLMGRLVAGELAQAGHRVHLYERGGPDGQGSAAHVAAAMLAPLAEAVASEPIVARLGLAALERWPALLRALPESVFFQREGTLVLWHGPDRDQAAQFVARLRALGPELLRQAPPEELAGPDIEALEPALGQRFARGIYLPGEGQLDNRALLTALRHRLEALGVRLHWGAEVTPERLAADWIVDCRGLGAKPEWRALRGVRGEVLRVQADEVQLRRPIRLLHPRYPIYIAPKPDGVYVVGATQIETEDMSPVSVRSALELLSALYSVHPAFGEARILELSRQCRPALPHNLPEIRWDGARLIQINGLYRHGFLVAPALLEAALALIQRLLEVGAAELCAWRDAQPWAALYRWNEPQPS from the coding sequence ATGCCCTCCGATTTTGCGGTCCTCGGCGCCGGTCTCATGGGGCGGCTGGTGGCCGGCGAGCTGGCCCAGGCCGGTCACCGGGTACACTTGTACGAGCGGGGTGGGCCGGACGGTCAAGGGTCGGCCGCCCATGTGGCGGCGGCCATGCTGGCGCCGCTGGCCGAGGCGGTGGCGTCCGAGCCCATCGTGGCACGGCTTGGCCTTGCTGCCCTGGAGCGCTGGCCGGCGTTGTTGCGGGCACTCCCGGAGTCGGTGTTCTTTCAGCGAGAAGGCACGCTGGTGCTCTGGCACGGACCGGATCGCGACCAGGCGGCTCAATTCGTGGCTCGGCTGCGCGCCCTGGGGCCAGAGCTGCTCCGGCAGGCGCCGCCCGAGGAGCTGGCCGGGCCGGACATCGAAGCCTTGGAGCCGGCCCTGGGACAGCGGTTTGCGCGGGGGATTTATCTGCCCGGGGAAGGGCAATTGGACAACCGGGCGCTGTTGACGGCCCTGCGGCACCGGTTGGAGGCGCTCGGGGTGCGGCTGCATTGGGGCGCGGAGGTGACGCCGGAGCGCCTCGCAGCGGACTGGATTGTGGACTGCCGCGGCCTGGGCGCCAAGCCGGAGTGGCGTGCTTTGCGCGGGGTGCGGGGCGAAGTGCTGCGGGTGCAGGCGGACGAGGTTCAGCTACGGCGCCCGATCCGGCTTCTGCATCCCCGCTACCCGATTTACATCGCGCCGAAGCCCGACGGCGTCTACGTGGTCGGTGCCACCCAGATCGAAACCGAAGATATGTCCCCGGTCAGCGTACGCTCGGCCCTGGAGCTGTTGTCTGCCCTGTATTCGGTCCATCCCGCCTTCGGCGAGGCCCGGATCCTCGAGTTGAGCCGTCAGTGTCGGCCGGCTTTGCCCCACAATCTCCCGGAAATCCGTTGGGACGGCGCCCGATTGATTCAAATCAACGGCCTCTACCGGCATGGGTTTCTGGTCGCGCCGGCGCTGTTGGAGGCCGCCCTGGCCTTGATCCAGCGGCTGCTGGAGGTCGGTGCGGCGGAACTTTGCGCCTGGCGCGACGCCCAACCTTGGGCCGCACTCTATCGTTGGAATGAGCCCCAGCCATCATGA
- a CDS encoding Ni/Fe hydrogenase subunit alpha, with the protein MYEHLETAEQPHTLRRVVIDPVTRVEGHGKVTLLLDEHRRVRQARFHIVEFRGFERFIQGRPYWELPVLVQRLCGICPVSHHLAAAKAVDQLVGVDELTPGADKLRRLLHLGQILQSHALHFFHLASPDLLFGFASEATRRNIVGVLQSYPELGLKGVRLRKYGQQIIQAITGKRVHGTGAIPGGMNKALTQAERDTLAQEVDHAVAWSLEAVELAKRLFLSDPERHRQFAGVRSSFLGLIRGDGALEFYHGGLRARDEQGGTIFDHTDYRRYTELLHEEVKPWSYMKFPYLVARGKEQGWYRVGPLARINNCDFIDTPLAEVARREFAAQGAGAPVHSTLAYHWARMIEALHAAEGIRRLLQDPELLSQDLVRQGQKRQEGIGVIEAPRGTLFHHYRIDDQDLVVKANLIVSTTSNNQAMNESIRQVAATYLDGAEPTEETLNAIEVAIRAYDPCLSCATHALGQMPLTLEVFDPDGKRVAHLTRPAP; encoded by the coding sequence ATGTACGAACACCTGGAAACGGCCGAACAGCCGCACACGCTTAGGCGCGTGGTGATCGATCCGGTCACCCGGGTCGAGGGCCATGGCAAGGTCACGCTGCTGCTGGACGAACACCGCCGCGTGCGCCAGGCGCGCTTCCACATCGTCGAATTCCGGGGCTTCGAACGCTTCATCCAAGGGCGACCCTATTGGGAACTGCCGGTACTGGTCCAGCGCCTGTGCGGCATCTGCCCGGTCAGCCATCATCTGGCCGCGGCCAAGGCAGTGGACCAGCTAGTGGGGGTGGACGAACTCACCCCGGGCGCCGACAAACTGCGGCGACTGCTGCACTTGGGACAGATCCTGCAATCCCACGCCCTGCATTTCTTCCATCTAGCGTCGCCCGACCTCCTGTTCGGCTTCGCCAGCGAGGCCACGCGCCGCAACATCGTTGGAGTTTTGCAAAGCTACCCGGAGCTCGGGCTTAAAGGGGTGCGGCTACGCAAGTACGGACAGCAGATCATCCAGGCCATCACCGGCAAACGGGTGCACGGTACCGGGGCCATTCCGGGCGGCATGAACAAGGCCCTCACGCAGGCCGAGCGGGATACCCTGGCGCAAGAGGTGGACCACGCCGTCGCCTGGTCCCTGGAGGCGGTGGAACTCGCCAAGCGCCTGTTTTTGAGCGATCCCGAGCGGCACCGCCAATTCGCCGGGGTCCGCTCCAGCTTCCTCGGCTTGATCCGCGGTGACGGCGCCCTGGAGTTCTACCACGGGGGACTACGGGCCCGCGACGAGCAGGGCGGGACGATCTTCGACCACACCGACTACCGCCGCTATACGGAGCTGCTCCACGAGGAAGTCAAACCCTGGTCCTACATGAAATTCCCCTACCTCGTCGCCCGGGGGAAGGAACAGGGCTGGTACCGGGTGGGACCCCTGGCGCGCATCAACAACTGCGATTTCATCGATACGCCGCTGGCCGAGGTGGCCCGACGGGAGTTCGCCGCCCAGGGTGCCGGCGCCCCGGTGCACAGTACCCTTGCCTATCACTGGGCGCGGATGATCGAGGCCCTGCACGCCGCTGAAGGGATCCGACGGCTGCTCCAGGACCCGGAGCTGCTGAGTCAGGACCTGGTACGCCAAGGCCAGAAGCGCCAGGAAGGAATCGGCGTCATCGAAGCGCCCCGCGGCACCCTGTTCCACCATTACCGCATCGACGATCAGGATCTGGTGGTCAAAGCCAACCTGATCGTTTCTACCACCAGCAACAATCAGGCGATGAACGAGTCCATCCGCCAGGTGGCGGCCACCTACCTGGACGGCGCAGAACCGACGGAAGAAACGCTGAACGCCATCGAGGTGGCCATTCGGGCCTACGACCCCTGCCTGTCCTGCGCCACCCATGCCCTCGGTCAAATGCCCTTGACGCTGGAGGTATTCGATCCGGATGGCAAGCGGGTCGCCCACCTAACCCGCCCCGCCCCATGA
- the thiS gene encoding sulfur carrier protein ThiS — MNERTMRITINQESFELPEGATLAEAIAAFEAQPPFAVALNRQFVHRHRYGQTTLQPGDRIEIVQPVAGG, encoded by the coding sequence ATGAACGAACGGACTATGCGGATCACCATCAACCAGGAATCCTTCGAGCTGCCCGAAGGCGCCACCCTGGCGGAGGCGATCGCGGCCTTCGAGGCCCAGCCTCCCTTCGCCGTGGCGCTGAACCGGCAATTTGTCCATCGCCATCGGTACGGGCAGACGACCTTGCAACCGGGGGACCGGATCGAGATCGTCCAGCCCGTGGCGGGAGGATGA
- a CDS encoding hydrogenase maturation protease produces MAARPAELLIFGYGNPSRGDDALGPLLLERLDLRLSGETRRAAGGIALVTDFQLQIEHALDLEGRRLALFVDAHSTCPTAYRLERLAEIADWPYSTHALPPAALLQVYRKITGSPPPPSFSLAIRGFRFELGEGLSPAAAAHLDAATALALDLCRHPTLAYWSMHLAS; encoded by the coding sequence GTGGCCGCCCGGCCGGCAGAACTCTTGATTTTCGGCTACGGCAATCCCAGCCGGGGGGACGACGCCCTAGGGCCTTTGCTGCTGGAACGGCTGGACCTTCGCCTCAGCGGGGAGACCCGCCGGGCGGCCGGGGGCATTGCGCTGGTGACCGACTTCCAGCTACAGATCGAACATGCCTTGGATTTGGAAGGGCGCCGGCTGGCGTTGTTCGTGGACGCCCACAGCACCTGCCCGACGGCCTACCGCCTGGAACGCTTGGCGGAGATCGCAGACTGGCCTTATAGCACCCATGCCCTGCCCCCCGCGGCGCTCCTCCAGGTGTACCGGAAAATCACCGGCTCCCCGCCGCCCCCGAGCTTTTCCTTGGCGATCCGCGGGTTCCGCTTCGAGCTCGGGGAAGGCTTGTCTCCGGCCGCCGCCGCCCACCTCGATGCCGCCACCGCCTTGGCCCTCGACCTGTGTCGCCACCCCACCCTGGCCTACTGGTCGATGCACCTCGCTTCCTAA